From Salinicola endophyticus:
ACATCGACGATCCGCGCAAACCGCCCCTCGAGGACCAGCTCGGTCCGCGCGCGAATCTCCGCGGCGCTCCAGGTGTGCCCAGCGCGGGACATGGGGAAGGTCAGCGTCGCCTCGCTGACGAAATCGACCGCGAAGCCCAGGTCCGAACCGACTCGCGCCGTGGTTTCACAGCACTGTTCGGTGCGGATGCCGCTGATCGCCAGGCGCTCGATGCGGTTGAGCCGTAACCAGCGCTCGAGGCCGGTATCGCTGAAGGCGTTGTGGGCGGTCTTGTGGAAGGTGACGTCGGCGTCATCGTCGAAGCCGGCGAGCGGACGAATCAGGCCACTCTCTGGGTCGAAAGGCGTCGCGCTGCCCGGCGCCTGATGAAAGATACGCACCAGCGGCACGCCGGTCTCGCGGGCGAGGTCGAGCAGGCGGCGCTGGTGCGGCCGCCAGCGCTCGGCGAGCGCCTCGTCCCAGTAGTCTCGGGCCGGGAAAGACGCCTGAACATCGATCAGCAGCAGGGCGGTGGCGGGCATGACGAACTCCTCGAACAGGATAGGGCCGAAGCGGCCAGAGCGTTCAGACTAGGGGCTTGCCCACGCCGGCCACCAGGGCGTGGGCGCCCGGATAGCGGACATTTTCGGACCTTTCGATGTCAGGTGCCACAAGCACCGTCGCGTGACGAGGCATCGGCGCCGCTGACACGCGAGTTGTGCCCTGCCCGCCCGGCTTCTACGTTGTGTAGCGTGGGCGGCGACGTCACGCCGCTCGACGAGACGGCACAAGCCACACACGGAAGTCACGCCTCACACAAGGGAGAGAGCGCCATGGAGATCACACTGCACAACGATGGTATGGATCGCGACGAATTCCACCAGCTCGCCGCCGGCGAGACCGGCGAGACGCTGCGCCACGCCGCCAAGAACCAGCTGGGCAGCGACAACCTCTCGGAGAATCAGGTCAAGGCGATCAAGGACGAAGGCGGTGAAGCCTACGAGCAACTGATCCGGCGCATGACCGAGCACGCCCTGGCGGTGGTCAAGCTGCCGCTGGATACCCCGATCCGGCTGTCGCTGGACTTCGCCGGCGGCGTCAAGGGTTGAGGCAGCGCCCGCCCGCGCGGGGCTAGGCGCGGGCGGGGACTCCTGGCTAGAATCACAGCCCCGGTCTCCGAGGGCGTTTACAAATTCGGCGAGCGAAGACAAGACAAGACAAGACAAGGCGAAATCGGCCGAAAAAGCGCAGTTTACAAAGGGTAAATGAGCATTTTGAAGCCGATTTCAACGCCGTATTGTCGAGCGCAGACATTTTGTAGACACCCTCTCAGCGTCCGCGACGAGGAAACCAGCCATGCCCCGCCTACCCCGCTTCAGCCGTACGCCACCGGCAGCCACCCCCGCCACGCCGGAGACCCACGACACGCCAGCGCCCATGACCGACCCTGAGGCGGTGGTCATCGAGCATGCCGAGGCCTATAGCGATGCGCGCTTCTGGCGCAAGCTGGCACGCTTCGGCAGCCGCGCGGGGCGCGGCGTGGCGCTCAAGTCGCTGCAGCTCTACTTCGTGCTCAAACGCCCCGACGTGCCGATCTGGGCCAAGTCGACCATCATCGGCGCGCTGGGCTACTTTATCTCGCCGCTGGACGCGATCCCCGATGTCATCGCCGGCGTCGGCTTCACCGATGATGCCAGCGTGCTGGCGGCGGCGCTGGTCGCGGTCTCGATCTATATCGACGAAGAGGTGGAGCGCCAGGCGGCAGCGGTGCTGGCGCGCTGGTGGCCCGAGTCGTCCGAGTCACCGCCGGGCTGAGGGCCGGCTACCGCCTGCTCTGGTCCTGCTAAGCGCCTTTCACAACCGGGCTTCTCCGGCGGCAGCGCGTCGCGAGGGCGCTGTGCCTCCCTGGGCGCTACCTTTGCCACCCCTGGCAAAGGACCCTCGCTTTGCCCTGCCCCCGGCGCCCATCGTCAGAGGTGTGGGACATGGACTCTAAATCGAAAGTCTACATCGACCGGCAAAACCGCTAGATTGGAGCCGGGCATCGCGATCGCGCGCTGCCGCCCCTATAAGGTCAGCACCAACAACAATGCCGTCGGAGACAACGATGACCCAGGACAGCGCCGCCCCCGCGCCCAGCTCCCCCAACGCCTCCCATCCGCAGACACGCGGCGCCGAGCGCCTGCGCGATGTCGACTACCTGCCACCGCTGCGCAAGGCGATCCCGCTGGGTATCCAGCACGTACTCGCCATGTTCGTCGCCAACGCCACGGTGCCGCTGGTGATCGCGGGCGCCGCCGGGCTCTCGGGAGCGGACACCGTGTTCCTGGTGCAGATGGCGATGTTCGTCGCCGGGGTCGCCACCCTGGTGCAGACGCTGGGTCTGGGGCCGGTGGGCGCGCGCCTGCCGATCGTCATGGGTACCAGCTTCGGCTTCGTGCCGGTAATGATCCCCATCGCCACCACCCAGGGCCTGCCTGCGGTGTTCGGCGGCGCGCTGGTGGGCGGGCTGGCGATGGCCATGGTGGGGCTGTTCTACCGCCGCCTGAGCGTGTTCTTTCCGCCGGTGGTGTCGGGCACCTTCGTGCTGCTGATCGGCCTGCTGCTGCTGCCGGTGGGCTTCTCCTACGTCGGCGGAGGCTTCGGCGCGGCGGACTTCGGCGCCCCCCACCATCTGCTGCTGGCAGCGCTGGTGTTCGTGATCACCGTCGCCTTCCATCAGTTCGGGCGCGGCTTTCTGTCCGAGGCGGCGGTGCTGATCGGCATCCTGGTCGGCTGCGTGGCGGCGGCGCCACTGGGCCTGCTCGACTTTTCGGGGGTGGGCGAGGCGGCCTGGTTCCAGCTACCGATCCCGCTGCAGATGGGGATCACCTTCGACCCCACGGCGATGCTGGCGATCGCGCTGATGGCGGTGGTGACCTGCGCCGAGTCGATCGGCGACATCTCGGGGACAGCGATCGGCGGCGCCGAGCGCGAGGCCACCCCGCGTGAACTCTCCGGCGGGGTGATGGCAGACGGCCTGGCCAGCACCTTCGCCTCGCTGTTCGGCGGCTTTCCGCAGATCAGCTTCAGCCAGAACGTGGGGCTGGTGGCCTTCACCGGCGTCGCCAGCCGTTTCGTGGTGGCGATCGGAGGCGCCTTCCTGATCGTCGCCGGGCTGGTGCCCAAGCTCGGCGCGACGGTCTCGGCGATCCCCGCCGCAGTGCTGGGTGGCGCGGTGGTGATCATGTTCGGCATGATCGCCAGCGCCGGGGTCAAGATGCTCTCCCACGCCACCTTCGATAAGCGCAACATGCTGATCGTCGGGGTCTCGCTGGCGGTGGCGATCGGGCTGCCGGCACAGAAAGGGCTGTATGCCGCGGCGCCGGAGCAGATCGGCGTGCTGATCGACTCCGGCTTGATCCCCGGGGCGATCGTCTCGATCGTGCTCAACCTGGTGCTGCCGGGCCGATCATCGTCCTGAGGCAGCATGTCAGGCGCAGGCTCACCAGCGCTGACTCTCAGGAGAGCGCCGCCGCGCTGGCCCGATGACGCCGTACCGCCATCGCCACCAGCGCGACCCAGCCCAGCCCCAGCAGGCCTAGCGTCAGGGAGGCGGGCTCGCCGTGTACGCCCAGCGCGCCGAGCAGCGTGCGTGCGTTGACCACTACGATCGCCCCGCCGACGATCACCGCCAGCAGTCGCGCCGGCAGCAGGCGCACGATCCACGCCGCCAGCGGCGCCGCAGCGAGGCCGCTCAGCGCGAACACCGCCACCCACTGCCAGTTGATGTCGTCGAGCCCCAGCGCCAGCACGAAGCCGAGCGTGCCGGCGACGGTGACGAAGAACTCGCTGGTATCCACCGAGCCCACCACCTTGCGCGCCTCGATGCCGCGGTGGGCCAGCAGCACCGGGGTGGAGATCGGCCCCCAGCCGCCGCCACCGACGCTGTCGAAGAAGCCGGCGACCAGCGACAGCGGGATCAGCTTGGCGCGGGAGACGTCACGACTCGGCTGCCGCGACGCCAGATCGAACAGATAGCGGGCGATGATGTAGAGCCCCAGCAGCAGCAGTCCGAGCGAGATCACCGGTTTGATCGCATCGCCGGGCACGTTGCTGAGAAAGCAGGCGCCGACGAAGGCACCGACACCGCCCGGCAGCATCATGGTCTTGACCAGGCGGCGGTCGACGTTGCCGAAACGCCAGTGGGATGTCCCCGACGCCGCCGTGGTCGCCACCTCGGCCATGTGGATCGAGGCCGAGGCGACCGCCGGGGTGACCCCGAGCGCCAGCAGCATTGATGAAGAAGTCAGTCCATACCCCATGCCGATCGCCCCATCCACCAGCTGGGCGATGAAACCGGCGATACCGAAGATGATCAAACGCTGCATGCCGCTCTCCCGGGAAGTTGCCGCGCTCACGCCGGGGTGGAACCCACTCGACCTCGACGCTTATGCTTGAAATGATATAAGAAACGCGATCAATATAACGGAGCTCCCGTCAGGTGTGACAATCTCGATTTCCGATATGCATATCGAGTCTGCCGCTATGACGACGATGTCACTTCCACTCACCCGACGAGACGGCGCCATGTCCTTCGATACCACCGCGTACAACCGCCAGATGACCCACTTCGACGGCCACGACTCGGTCTGGCTGTTCGGCTACGGCTCGCTGATCTGGAAGGCGGACTTCGACTATCTGGAACGCCGCCCGGCCGCGATCCGCGGCTGGACCCGGCGCTTCTGGCAGGGTTCCCACGACCACCGCGGGACACCCGAGGCGCCCGGGCGCGTATTGACCCTGGCCGAGCAGGCGGACGCGATCTGCCACGGCATGGCCTACCGCATCGCACCGCGGGTGTTCGAGCCGCTGGATATCCGCGAGAAGAACGGCTATCTGCGCGTGGTCACGCGCATGGACTTCATGGACAGCGCCACGCCGGCCACGGCGGAGGGTGTGGTCTATCTCGCCGGGGCCGACAATGCCGCCTATCTGGGCCCGGCGTCGGAGGCCGAGATCGCGCGTCAGATCGCTGACTCACACGGCCCCAGCGGGCCCAACCGCGACTATCTGCTCAATCTCGCCCAGGCCTTGCGCGAGCTGGGCTGGGACGACGCCCACGTGTTTGCCCTGGAGCGCGAACTGCACGCCCTGGAGACGACGCTCTGATGGCGATGGCTCGGCACTGAACGCGCCGGGCAGAGAACCGACCTCAGCCAAGCGAAGAAGACAGGCGATAGAGGCGTGAGGACGGGCGGGAAGTCGAAGAATGGAGAGCGCGGGTAGCCAGCAGCGCGGTGGCAGGCAGCACGGCAGCGATCCGCCGCGGGACTCAGACGTCGGCGAGCTGCGCCAAGGCCTCGTGCAGGCTCTCCGTAGAGGCCGGTCGCACCCGCCGCGCGGTCTCTTCACCGTCGTGCAGAAAGATCAAGGTGGGCCACAGCTTGACCCCGAAGGCGCGCCCCAGCGGCCGCCCCTTGCCATCCTCGACCTTGAAATAGGGCGCCTCGAAGCCGGCGAAGGCTTCGGCGATCAGTGGCTGCGCCGCCTGACACCAAGGACACCAGGAGACGCCGAACTCGATCACCGCCGGGCCGCGCATTTCACGTAGCGCGGCGAGTTCGGGGGCCTGGGGCGCGTAATCGATGGGCAGCATGACCTCACTCCTCGTCGAGCAGCTGGAGGTCGTCGGCGAACGCCTGCCAGCGCTTGACGTAGTGCTCGGCGGACGCTTCCAACGCAGCGCGGGCCTCGGCGTCCAAGGTGCGCACCGCCTTGGCCGGCGCGCCGACGATCAGCGACCCGTCGGGGAACTGCTTGCCCTCGGTGACCAGAGCACCCGCGCCGACCAGGCAGTGCTTGCCGATTCTGGCACCGTTGAGCACCGTGGCGCCCATGCCGATCAGGGTATGGTCGCCCAGCTCGCAGCCGTGGAGGATGGCGTGGTGACCCACCGTGCAGCCGGCGCCGACGCGCAGCACGAAGCCCGGGTCGGTGTGCAGCATGCAGCCCTCCTGGATATTGCTGCCGGCCCCGATGACGATGCGCTCGTTGTCGCCACGCAGCACCGCGTTGAACCAGATACCCACGTCGTCACCGAGCTCGACACGCCCGATCACGTGCGCCCCGGGGGCGATCCAGTAGCGACCGCTGGCAGGGAGCTGGGGGCGATGATCGCGATAGGCGTATAGCGGCATGGCGGACTCCAGAGATGGTGCACAGACGCTGATGGTCACCTACCGGCATACCCTGGCGCCAGGCGACTTTAGACGCGCACACAAGTCCGCTCGGCCCGCGGTCGTCAGGCGGCTTCAGGAGAGATCGTCATGGCGCTTGCCCTGGCCACCGACCGAGGCGCTGAGGTTGCTGCTGCCATAGAGGTTCTGATGCGGGCTGGCGTCGCTTTCGGCACTCATCGAGAACGGCAGCAGCGCGGAGACGATGACCGCGGCGAGCATCGAGAAGAGACGATTGAACACTTTCATGACCCCTCCTTGGTTAAGGAAACGGCTGGTTGACAAGACGGCTGCGACGTTTCGTCGCAACACCTGATTAGCATGCTAAACAAATGGTCGTGCGTCAAGCCCACCTCCGCCGTCCCCCGATTGGCATCGACGAGCGCCGCGGATGATGACGATTTCTCGGCTTTGTCGACATCTATCATGGCACTGAGGGGACTAGCTCATTAAACTAGTGACGCATTCGCGTTCGCGCCTGTCCGTATCCATCAGACAGAGAACCTTCATGAAATTGCGTCACGGCATCACGCTCTGTTCCCTGCCGACCACCCAGGCAGGAGCGGCATCCGGCGATACCCCCAACGTCGACGTGGTTCTCATCGGGGGCGGCACCATGAGTGCTACCCTGGGAACCTTGCTGCAGTCGCTGCAACCCGACTGGTCGATCCAGCTGTTCGAGCGGCTGGATCGCGCCGCCGAAGAGAGTTCCAACGTCTGGAACAACGCCGGTACCGGTCACTCGGCCTTCGCCGAGATGAACTACACCTCGCCCCAGCCCGATGGCAGTGTCGACATTCAGCGCGCCATCGGCATCACCGAGCAGTTCGAGGTCTCGCGTCAGTACTGGGCCAGCCAGGTGCGTGACGGCGTGCTCTCCGAGCCGCGCTCGTTCATCAATACCGTGCCGCACCTGAGTTTCGTGTGGGGCCAGGATCGCGTCTCCTTCCTGAATGCGCGCTTCGAGGCGATGCACCGCAACCCGCTCTACGCCGGCATGGAGTATGCCGAGGATCCGGCCAAGATCGCCGAGTGGATCCCGCTGGTGATGAGCGGGCGCGAAGGCGATGACCCGGTGGCGGCCACGCGCATGCCGATCGGCACCGAGGTCAACTATGGCGAGCTCACCCGCCAGATGATGGACTCGCTGGCCAAGCGCGACAATTTCGAGCTGTCGCTCAACACCCAGGTGCGCGATCTCAAGCGCAACGCCGATGGCAGCTGGAAGGTGACGGTCGCCAACACCAGCGATGGCGGCAACGAGCGCAGCGTCAACGCGCGCTTCGTGTTCATCGGCGCCGGCGGCGCGGCGCTGCCGCTGCTGCAGAAATCGGGCATTCCCGAAGCCAAGCAGTATGGCGGCTTCCCGGTGGGCGGGCAGTTCCTCTACACCACCAACCAGGAAGTGGTCGCCAAGCACGACGCCAAGGTCTACGGCCTGGCGCCGGCCGGCTCGCCGCCGATGTCGGTGCCGCACATCGACAAGCGTATTCTCGACGGCACCCCGGCGATCATGTTCGGCCCCTTCGCCACCTTCTCGAGCAAGTTCCTCAAGAATGGCTCGTGGACCGATCTGATGCGCTCGATCACCCCCAGCAACCTGTGGCCGATGACCAAGGTCGGGCTGGATAACCTGGATCTGGTGCGCTACCTGATCAGCCAGCTGCGCATGTCCGAAGAGGACCAGTTCGAAGAGCTCAAGGGCTACTACCCCGAGGCCAAGCGCGCGGACTGGAAACTGTGGACCGCCGGCCAGCGAGTGCAGACGATCAAGGACGTCGAGGGCAAGGGCGGCACGCTGCAGTTCGGCACCGAGCTGGTGAGCGGCGCCGACGGCACCATCGCCGCCCTGCTGGGCGCCTCCCCGGGGGCGTCGACGGCGCCGTCGATCATGTTGCGCCTGATCGAAGAGGTGTTCCCCGAGCAGGTCAAGAGCGAGGCGTGGCAGGCCAAGCTGCGCGAACTGGTGCCCTCCTACGGACAGGCGCTGGCGTCCAATCCGAAGCTGCTGAGCGAGGTCCGTGCGATGTCGCGGGAACTGCTCGAACTCGACGAGCCCGATCTGGGGCAGGCGGCTATCGACGCCCCATCCCCGCGTCAGCACTAGACGTCAGCACTCAGCATCAGGACGCAGTCCTCGTCGCCCCTGCCAAGCGCCCGCCGGATTCCGGCGGGCGCTTGGCGTTTCTGGCCGCCCACGACGCCTGTCATTCCCCTCAGGGGTTAGCGGCGTCCGGCTCGATCGCCCCCAGCCCCGAAAGAATGCGGTAGGCCGTCTCCACCCGCGCCGCATTGGGGTAGTTTCGATTGGCCAGCATCACCAGCCCCACCTGGCGGTCGGGCAGCATTACCACGTAACCGCCGAAGCCGTTGGTCGAGCCGGTCTTGTTGATCCACACCTTGGCCGGCCGTGCGACGTCATCACTCGGCGGGGCGATCGGCTTGACCGTCTGCGGCTCGAGAATCATGCCATAGCCGTTACCCGCCACCAGGGTGTCGAGGCTGACCGGACGGGGATACTGCTCCCAGATCAGATCCTGGGTCATGTCGCCGACCTGGTAGTAGGGCCGGTGGGTGGCATCGATCGCCCGCTGCAGCTCATCGTCGAGCGTGAGCAGCCCCAGATTGGCCTGGACCAGCCGCGCCAGATCGGTGGCGGTGGTCTTGATGCCGTAGGCTTCATCCTCGAGCACGCCGGGCGAGACCCGCTTGGGCTCGCCTGACTTGTCCTCGCCCATGGCGTAATGCCCCTGCTCGGTGGTGGGCACGTCGTACCAGGTGTGGTCGAGCCCCAGTGGTTCGAGCAGCTGCTCGCGCACCGCCGGCACGAAGTCGCTGCCGAGGCTGGCGGCTGCTTCCAGCCCCAGCAGCCCGATGCTCAGGTTGGAGTAGAGTCGGCTCTCCCCCACCGGCGCGCTCGGCTGAAACTGACGATACCAGGCCATCAGTGCATCCTGGTCGTTGACCGTCTCGGGCACGAACAGCGGCAGGCCGCCGGCGGTGTGGGTGCCCAGATT
This genomic window contains:
- a CDS encoding gamma-glutamylcyclotransferase, which translates into the protein MSFDTTAYNRQMTHFDGHDSVWLFGYGSLIWKADFDYLERRPAAIRGWTRRFWQGSHDHRGTPEAPGRVLTLAEQADAICHGMAYRIAPRVFEPLDIREKNGYLRVVTRMDFMDSATPATAEGVVYLAGADNAAYLGPASEAEIARQIADSHGPSGPNRDYLLNLAQALRELGWDDAHVFALERELHALETTL
- a CDS encoding gamma carbonic anhydrase family protein, with protein sequence MPLYAYRDHRPQLPASGRYWIAPGAHVIGRVELGDDVGIWFNAVLRGDNERIVIGAGSNIQEGCMLHTDPGFVLRVGAGCTVGHHAILHGCELGDHTLIGMGATVLNGARIGKHCLVGAGALVTEGKQFPDGSLIVGAPAKAVRTLDAEARAALEASAEHYVKRWQAFADDLQLLDEE
- a CDS encoding YkvA family protein; the encoded protein is MPRLPRFSRTPPAATPATPETHDTPAPMTDPEAVVIEHAEAYSDARFWRKLARFGSRAGRGVALKSLQLYFVLKRPDVPIWAKSTIIGALGYFISPLDAIPDVIAGVGFTDDASVLAAALVAVSIYIDEEVERQAAAVLARWWPESSESPPG
- the mqo gene encoding malate dehydrogenase (quinone); this translates as MKLRHGITLCSLPTTQAGAASGDTPNVDVVLIGGGTMSATLGTLLQSLQPDWSIQLFERLDRAAEESSNVWNNAGTGHSAFAEMNYTSPQPDGSVDIQRAIGITEQFEVSRQYWASQVRDGVLSEPRSFINTVPHLSFVWGQDRVSFLNARFEAMHRNPLYAGMEYAEDPAKIAEWIPLVMSGREGDDPVAATRMPIGTEVNYGELTRQMMDSLAKRDNFELSLNTQVRDLKRNADGSWKVTVANTSDGGNERSVNARFVFIGAGGAALPLLQKSGIPEAKQYGGFPVGGQFLYTTNQEVVAKHDAKVYGLAPAGSPPMSVPHIDKRILDGTPAIMFGPFATFSSKFLKNGSWTDLMRSITPSNLWPMTKVGLDNLDLVRYLISQLRMSEEDQFEELKGYYPEAKRADWKLWTAGQRVQTIKDVEGKGGTLQFGTELVSGADGTIAALLGASPGASTAPSIMLRLIEEVFPEQVKSEAWQAKLRELVPSYGQALASNPKLLSEVRAMSRELLELDEPDLGQAAIDAPSPRQH
- a CDS encoding thioredoxin family protein; this translates as MLPIDYAPQAPELAALREMRGPAVIEFGVSWCPWCQAAQPLIAEAFAGFEAPYFKVEDGKGRPLGRAFGVKLWPTLIFLHDGEETARRVRPASTESLHEALAQLADV
- the ampC gene encoding class C beta-lactamase, giving the protein MKAWWLGVALVLSTQVAVAQEMDAAETRRIVDPLIETLMQQERIAGMAVAIVRPDGVQVLDYGIADRDTRQPVDADTLFEIGSLSKTFTATLATLAAVRGKLDLDAPVSQYLPVLEGSTFDDVDAINLGTHTAGGLPLFVPETVNDQDALMAWYRQFQPSAPVGESRLYSNLSIGLLGLEAAASLGSDFVPAVREQLLEPLGLDHTWYDVPTTEQGHYAMGEDKSGEPKRVSPGVLEDEAYGIKTTATDLARLVQANLGLLTLDDELQRAIDATHRPYYQVGDMTQDLIWEQYPRPVSLDTLVAGNGYGMILEPQTVKPIAPPSDDVARPAKVWINKTGSTNGFGGYVVMLPDRQVGLVMLANRNYPNAARVETAYRILSGLGAIEPDAANP
- a CDS encoding sulfite exporter TauE/SafE family protein, with protein sequence MQRLIIFGIAGFIAQLVDGAIGMGYGLTSSSMLLALGVTPAVASASIHMAEVATTAASGTSHWRFGNVDRRLVKTMMLPGGVGAFVGACFLSNVPGDAIKPVISLGLLLLGLYIIARYLFDLASRQPSRDVSRAKLIPLSLVAGFFDSVGGGGWGPISTPVLLAHRGIEARKVVGSVDTSEFFVTVAGTLGFVLALGLDDINWQWVAVFALSGLAAAPLAAWIVRLLPARLLAVIVGGAIVVVNARTLLGALGVHGEPASLTLGLLGLGWVALVAMAVRRHRASAAALS
- a CDS encoding nucleobase:cation symporter-2 family protein, with product MTQDSAAPAPSSPNASHPQTRGAERLRDVDYLPPLRKAIPLGIQHVLAMFVANATVPLVIAGAAGLSGADTVFLVQMAMFVAGVATLVQTLGLGPVGARLPIVMGTSFGFVPVMIPIATTQGLPAVFGGALVGGLAMAMVGLFYRRLSVFFPPVVSGTFVLLIGLLLLPVGFSYVGGGFGAADFGAPHHLLLAALVFVITVAFHQFGRGFLSEAAVLIGILVGCVAAAPLGLLDFSGVGEAAWFQLPIPLQMGITFDPTAMLAIALMAVVTCAESIGDISGTAIGGAEREATPRELSGGVMADGLASTFASLFGGFPQISFSQNVGLVAFTGVASRFVVAIGGAFLIVAGLVPKLGATVSAIPAAVLGGAVVIMFGMIASAGVKMLSHATFDKRNMLIVGVSLAVAIGLPAQKGLYAAAPEQIGVLIDSGLIPGAIVSIVLNLVLPGRSSS
- a CDS encoding isochorismatase family protein, producing MPATALLLIDVQASFPARDYWDEALAERWRPHQRRLLDLARETGVPLVRIFHQAPGSATPFDPESGLIRPLAGFDDDADVTFHKTAHNAFSDTGLERWLRLNRIERLAISGIRTEQCCETTARVGSDLGFAVDFVSEATLTFPMSRAGHTWSAAEIRARTELVLEGRFARIVDVETLATEWRGAREAA